Genomic DNA from Lactuca sativa cultivar Salinas chromosome 8, Lsat_Salinas_v11, whole genome shotgun sequence:
TGAAATTGTGAAGGGGTAAggctctttatatagtgaggtagcttagagccaaagctagggttttaggaggaaaccctaattcccttagCTCAAGGACCAAGCAGCCCAATAATCCTCATCTaggagcccttggacgaaaattccAGGGCCTTCCTACATATTTTCATCCAACCTCTTCTAGGGAGGTTCTAGATCTCAtttcctcaactatcaataaattacaaaacaaccattgcacttttaattaattcttttaatccgaaaattaattccaattaatttatgattaaatattaattaaataatatgatttctaattaatatattattttcatcatgcattaacaaataatttatttcagtttattattcaaataataaattcaacctctttccaaaagtcatcatgtctAGTTGTCAGTTATGAGGGCAAAACAAACGGACTATACTaccaattcaagtatataccaattatagttataggcttagacatctaatctaaCACCTACAACTACAAAAAATCTATATATCCTGAGTTAGAAGTTAGTATACAATACTTTTTATATGTATTGAATtttatacttattaaatatttctTTTACTAATCAATTATGTTTTTTGCAGACCTATTTTGATCTTAATAGGTTTTAGGGTACATATTTGTTGGAACTCGTTCGATCGGGTATCCAACTCGAATGCCAAAGAGCATATAGAGAATGAAAACATGacccaaaatttcattttgatgAGGTCAGCAGATATGCAGACGTAGAAACTGTAAGACATCCACCACAAAATTAGGACGCCAATACTTGAAATGAGTTGATTGATTTGTTGTTTTTTACCATAAGATATAGACGTATGttggaataaaaaataaaagtttttggACGAAACTTCTAcataaaagtgataatggttgtATGTTAGATGCTCAAAGATACCATAAAGAGGTAGTAAAATCTATTCATATTATATACATTTTTAATTAACACTTATTATCACAACAAAAAAGATAGAAGTCATAACATATTGAGGGTTAGAAATAGATACGCTTCAAGGAAGGCTCGGTTTAGTGTCCACCTCGAGCATAAAAAGATTGGGTAAATAATAAATGAAGTTAAAACGTTATTTTGACATGTTATTATTAATATAGTTTTTGTTTAAGGGTGGAGCCACCTTAGGGCTAGCATAACCATGCCCAcccttaaatttaaaaaaaatgcttttaaaaataaagtatcatctggttgcttatatatatatatatatatatatatatatatatatatatatatatatatatatatatatatatatatatatatatatatatatatatatatatatatcaaataagaatgaaatttttggtaggaaggtaagaaatttttttatatgcatattttcttagcaaaaaatgaaatgaatcattagatgattcaaaagtaagatgattcacaagaaaaaattccaaaaaaaaaaaacaccttcatgattcatttttaggtaaatcaagaaaaaaaaatcatttttatgacaattttagtgaatatcaacaaaatcatcataaaaataaatcatCGAAATGTTTTTTTGGGATATTTTTTGGTGAACCATGTTATTATTGATTTATTTAGTGATTCATTTGTTTTTTTCGCCAAGAAAAATAAGTCGAAAAAAAAATTTGTTACCTTCCTAcctaaaaaaaatttcttaccggatatatatatatatatatatatatatatatatatatatatatatatatatatatatatatatatatatatattctagttAATTTATGAGGAACAccctaaaagtttttttttggctTCGCTCCTATAACCACCAATAATGCCATAATTTCAATTTAATCCCAATATGTTTCGAGGAAATACCCCCGAACTAACTACCGAGTGCGATGAAACCAGGAGACTGAAGAAGATTATGATAATTGATCTTTTATGTTATTTTGAATAATGTTTGTTTATGGTAtcttattttggtatgtattagACCTGAATTTGAACAATTAGTGTTGGCAATAGTTATTGAATGTTTGTATATTATGGATATTAGTTGTGAGACCCATGAATTACATAGGTTAATTCGAAAAAAAAATGTTAGAtataaatatctaaatatttgagaactttaaatttataagaaaataagaaaaataatgaattattaaaattgaaatgttttttatcttttaaatttaaacaaataatataaataaataaataaaaataatgagctttaatttgagaattttaaAATTAGAAGGTGAGtccattaataaaattgatatctatttattgtaattattacattaaaatattatgttgaatttaataaaataagaaaacccataaaatgacatatgagaaaaaaaaattaattcaaaataaccaaaaaaatagCATTTAGCAAATTGAATAAGAGCGTAACATCTGtcaaaaaaaatcttcatttattagaaCATATATTCTGCAAATTGTCTGGATTTAttaagtaaaacacaagaatggtaAATAATAGTAAAAAAACATACAGTGGTTGTATCGATGTCATGTCACTGATATAGGTCTTAACTGTAAAAATGGTTTTAACGTATACTGACGACAAGTCGTCGCTATAGCTCGAATTGTAAAAACAGTTATATATTTATGCCGACGACAGGTCGTTGTTATAGCTCGAAAGTCATTTATGTGATGCAGTCGCTATTAAAGGCTCAATTGTTGTCATCTACCTCTTCTTAGCCCATTTCGATAAGATTTTCAGGTCTATTGTTGGACTTACATGCTTCACAAGGTGCATGAACCTGTCTTGATATTCTTTAACGTCAAAAAATAGTATTCGTTAACCATCATATGTTGGTTCATCTGCTAAGGGCAGTTGTTCGGATGTCTCAAATTCTAATTATGGGATTTCAATAAAAATGGTTAAAAGGGAGCATACATCGCTTGTAAAAACAAGACAATGTTTTCCTGTATTcaccaattaaaataaaataaccaCCTTAAAGGAAGCCTTTTTTAAGTAAGAACATCTTTTAAAGTAGTACATAGTTATGAATTGCATGGTCAAAAGGACAAATATGACAAATACTTGGtcaatgaaagaaaaaaaaaacaccataTGACCATGTCACCAAGTTTCTACAAAAAGATAGATATCAAATATATGAGAATTAGTATTTATTATTTACATCAAAAGTTTTGTTATGTAAATACTATCTTATAAATTCACAATTTTACATCAAATTTTTGTGAAACTATATTAcagttatataaaaaaattattatttttgtaaaaagtataatttatcttgTACAATACATATTTCCAAAAATTATCAGCCAAAATGTAAACCGCTTATTTATTACTAGTATTTAGATTTAGATTTCTTTATTCAACCTAAAAAAACAATATAGTTTAAAAATACCTAGAGAAACCTTCCATCACTTCTGGTTGTATCGATTGATTAAACCCCATAAACAATTTGAACTTGGTTCACAAAAAGATGGTATTCAAAAACAGCAATttcattatatttatataaaaattggTAAATTTGAGTGatgttttattattaataaaccaAAAAGAAATTTTGTGGGTAAAACAAAATGGTCAAAATAtgtattatataattaaaattttgaatataATTTTACTTAAATTATTATGAAAATAACGATAAAAGTATGGACCTTATAGATATTTGATGATGGCATATTGGCCGTTGTTGATTTTTTTACCTCTTTAACTAACCAGGTCTTTGAATTTTAATGATCAACAAATATGACAAAGACTTGGTCACAAAgaaagaaggaaaaaaaaaacactacaCATGACTATAAATACACCAAGTTCCACACATTAATTAACATCCTCTCCTTCCATCACAACACACATAACTATGTCCAACTTTCGGTTTTTAACGATCATCTTTCTCTTGACCACACCCTTAGCAATCATCTCAGCTCAAAATTGTGGGAGACAAGCAGGCAACGCACCATGCTCAAACGGAAACTGTTGTAGCCAATACGGTTTCTGTGGAAACACCCCTGAACACTGCTCGCCAGCTAATAACTGTCAGAGTCAGTGCACCGGGGGTGTAACACCACCTACCACTAGTGGTGTCGGTTCCATCATTACTGGAGCCGTATTTGATCAAATGCTCAAGTATCGAAACGACCCAAGATGTCGTGGCAACGGATTTTATACTTACAATGCTTTTATAAATGCCGCAAATGCATATAATGGATTTGGCACAACAGGAAATGATGAAGTCCGAAAAAGAGAACTCGCGGCTTTCTTTGCTCAAACCTCCCATGAAACAACAggtattttaattttttctttcttaGGTTAGGTTTTTTTTACTGTATTTGACATGTAATGGACTGATAAGACTGAAAGTGTATTTAAGTTATTTGTGTTAAAGTAAAGGATGGATTTGCTTGTGTAGGTGGAGGTGGTTGGCCAAGTGCACCCGATGGTCCATTTGCATGGGGGTATTGCTTTGTAAGAGAAGAAAATCCAACGAGTAGCTACTGTGACTCCAATGAATGGCCTTGTCCTCAACAATACTTCGGCAGAGGACCTATCCAACTCTCTCAGTAAGTTTTTAGTTTCTTAAAGCATCTCTAATCCACCTCGTTTATTATTCCATAGATTTTATGTTATATAAATTTATTAAACTAGGTTTACAAATGGAAAATTATTCTGATATTGTATCTAATTAACATTGTAACAGCAACTACAACTACGGGTTATTTGGACGTTCAGTTGGAATGGATTTGATCAACAACCCTGATCTCTTAGCCACAAACCCAACCTTATCATTTCGTTCAGCCATATGGTACTGGATGACTCCACAGGGAAATAAACCATCGAGCCATGATGTGATCACAGGAAGGTGGAGCCCTTCTGCTGCAGATAGGTCAGcgggtcgggtttcgggttatgGTGTCATCACAAATATCATTAATGGTGGTTTGGAATGTGGACAAGGTAGGAACGACAAGGTGGAAGATAGGATTGGGTTTTACAGAAGGTATTGTAGCATTTTAGGCGTTAGTCCTGGAGATAATCTAGATTGCTATAATCAAAGGGCTTTTGGATAGTGATCATGTCGTTATTGGATATCTTGGAATTTAGAATAAAGAACATGAAAGTGTTATTTAATTTAAATCGTCATTTGAATAATCTGAATAATATGGTTATGTATTTTTCTGTCTCTTTGTAATTAGTAGGCATTATAACAaacattattatattataagttttataaATATAGTTAACGTATAGTGCATTCATAACACCTTTATAACGAATGACAAAAATCCTGTCAAAATAATATCATCTGACATGTAAATCAGATATCCTAGTATCATGTGAGACGTAAATTTGGTACTCACTAGTTCATTCAAATTAGGAAACTAGGGCCCCATAAATCAAGAGTGAGAGTGttacctttttaagtcattatcccgaCTAAAAACTATGTATTTTTTTAATGGTTCTAAAGGGTTTAAGTGCTCATAGATTTAAAAGCAAAATAATATTTacataaaaagaaaaaactaTAGATTTTAGAATTCGTAACAAACAGTGACATCCGTGACTTATTTAACTACCCGTATATCAACTCCCATGAAACTGCACTGTCAGTGCCAGTGTCAGTGTCTGTCAGTCAGTGCCACTAGTTGACTACAACCGGTGCGGGCTCTTTATAATTGCGAGGAGTGTTGTGCAGAGTATCGACACTCAGCGAACGTTTCGCAAAAGAGGCGCTTTTTGACACGCCCAACCACACCATCCAGATCAACCCAATCCAACCTATCACCACAAAACAAAATTATTTacaaccttttaaatatttttattcaaaaaGACTAGATTTttatacattgctatttcttgcatttagggGAAAAGGATAGAAATAAGAATGAAATACCTGCAGCCACTAAAGCAGCAATGATGGATGAGATTGTTACAGTGAAGGTAACAAAAGCAGCAACAAACAAAGTGGTAATGTAAAAAGCTGTCAAACAAAAAAAGAAGATTGCTAAAAAGCCACCAACTGCCGCCATGGAGATGAGAAGAGAGATCACGATTGCATTCACAGTTGCCGCCACGAAGAACAGCATAAACACCAGTATTCCGGTCAAAGCTAGAAGAGTCACTGCCCCACCCTACAACAGTTTTCATAAACAAGAAATAGTGTCATAAATTTTCCATCTTTACAACTCAAGATCATGAATACTTTATCTATTTCATCCCAAACTTCATCTATCTACATGAATGCAAGAGCAAAAAACAGGAATCGTAAGCAGGGTATAacaatttagggttagggtttaacaAATTAGGCCGAAGCTCTGACTCTTGAATGCAGCTACACGAATGATGCCCAAAAGCAAGCTCAAACAGAATGTAGAGACCGCTATTCTATTCGATTTAACCTAATTGGATTCACTGACATATCATCATCAAAATTCGAAGCATTTGGATCAAAATTTCAGCTCAAAAAGTTCTCTACCAAATTAAAGAAACAAGCTTGATGtcggattttattttaaaagctagTAAGATCGAGGTATAAATGAAGCCAAAATGGATTGAAGTTAAGAATGTAGACAAAAAGGTAATAAAGTAACGCTATATAGCCAGAATCAGCTGAACTGAAAAGCTAATAAATACCACATGATAATTTCAACAAAATTGTTGTCCAAAATAAGATCGAATACTTACAGACACAACCAATAGAGCTCGGAGAGGACTACCGCGACGAGTCCATTGAAGAACCTCGCGGCGGGTGTTCAGGGTAGCTTCGCGAAACATAGGAGCCGCTTCTATGAACGATTTCTTGATCCGATTAGCCATAGGAGGACGACCAGCGCTTGAATTTTGATCAGGATTCGGATCGAAAATGGATTCGGTAAGGTGGTTGAAAACGCCGCTCAAAGTTACATCTTCTCCTAATTCACCGTGGCTAACCTCAGATTTGTCTGATAACGATTTGGTGGTAAAAGATTTCTCTTTTTCATCCTCAACCACCGACGGCGGAGGCGATGATAACACGCTGCCGTTGGGTTTTTCCGTTGCACCACCGTTCATCACAGCCATTTTTGTTAGAATTTTGCGACGAGAGGAGGAGCAACAGGTGGCTTTGGATATAAATCGGGTAAGGTTAGCGAAGGTGTTACTGGCCGTTCGATTTGTTGACTAAATGGGATGTCGATTGATCCAACGGCTTGATTTTATCGATGTCGAATAAGCGGTTTTAGTGGATGGTGTACGGATATGGCAAATAGAAACTAATAGACACGTGTGCAGATATCGCGATGTTTGGATCGTGACCTTTCTACAATAGTAAagaatttaaaaaaagaaaaaagaaatgttATCCGGAACAATTTCAATCGTTTCATGACCAACtggaaaaaataataatttaatataatatttctGGATAAAAACATGAGAAAAGGGAGAAAAACGAAAAAACCCATATTTTTTACTTTCAATTCAATAAACTAGATATGCTCTGGTTGATATGGCTGAAAAAACAACCGATCGACGGAAAACGGACGATAAGTTATATAATTAGCCTTTTCTATATGGCAAAACTAATTCTTTAAAAACAATATCTATGGATCTAAAAGATATAACATTAGAATGCATGATTTGTTGAACTCTGCTGAGAAACATAATACAAAAGGATTAACTTGTTTGGACAATTAATCCAAAAGTTATGGATGGTCAAAGAATGGGATTTGCATAAAAATGAACTAGGGTTGCATAAGGTGGTATAAAGATAAAATGGGAAAAAGGAAGCAAATACAGGGTTGCATTGCATGTTACACCGCCGAGTACTTCCATGCCGGTCGTGCCAATGAGAAAAGAGAAGCAAACTACTCGATTGTTTATGTGTGGCTCGCGTAGaatcatacatacatgcatacatgcaTAAAGGGGCATTCaaagacataaaattcataaaaaatcactaatttattatttatataaagaAAACTTGTTATAGCATCATTAGATGCAAAATAGTATCAAAATCAACATTGTCTAATATATATGTAGTTAGATAACCAAACTATTCAACATTTCTTGTGGCATCCATGATTATATGTAATTATTTAGtaacttcaactttgaaaatatcCATCTCTTGATACTATAGTGGCATGTATATTTAATAAAATCATATACGGAATAAAAACATTATGATAGCAATCAACAACTTCAATAAATTCCCAAATTTCAATCGTAAATATTATTATTAGGCAAAGTCAATTTCAACActttgataaaatattattttatgttctTTTTTTATCCAATGACTTCGATTCTTTTGAATCaaataaaaatctaaaaatattttcaaatttcTTTAAATGGTCAAATATGTTATTTAGCAAAGCAACTTTCATGTCTACAACATCTAACAATAATTATATCTAAAGCACTCATTAACTGATTTTATTTCATCTTCGTTGTTATTTTTCATTGAATATTTTTTCTTCGAACTGATGTTTTATTAGAATAGTAGGTTCTACATCAATCTCATTTTCAAATGGACTTAGGAATATACAAAGTAGAGGCAAATTCTACATTTTTATAATTCTACAAAATTTCATTATACCTTGTAATTGGTTAATAGTTACATCAATGCACATAGATTTTATGATTCACTATATTTACAACAAATATAATATCACATCAAGTAAAACTTTAGAACTTTTAATAGCAATAAATAAACTTTATGGTTCCATCTTTAAAATTTTAGATTAGATGTGTTGCCCATGCTCCGCATAGATCGTGTGGGTCTGATTTGAGTGTCGTTCTTTGTTTATAGATTAATAGGCGTCGTTGTTGACTCTTTTAGTTGACTTTGGATTATTTTCATACGGATAAATAGTCGGAGATGAATATATAGAAGGCAGGAAAAAagcaaaaaaattaaatatgatgacCAATATAGAAAAAATATACCAAAAAAAAGAAAATGACAAACACAGAAAGTGTAAGGATGAAAATAGTAAAAAATGatgaaaatagtaaaaaaaaaagtgTGAGTTCCACTATTCCTAACTAGTTGTTGACTCTTTTAGCGGAAAATTTTGGGCTTTGCCACGGGCCATTTTTTGTGTTTTTacgaaaaaatataaaagttgtgACTACAAGGACCAAAATTGTGAAAATGGCTAAAGATTTAAAAGGGTTAGAATTAGCAAGTTTTTAGAAAGGGACAAAAGTTGTCAATTTCTTAAAGTTTTGTGGTCAAACTttgaatattaaaaggttcctaaaaaatataaaaatattgattgtaaggatcaaaagtgtcaaaatggctaaagaataAGAGGCAAAGTTGACAAAAAAACATACAAGTTTAGTATTCCTAACTTTTATCTTCTTTAATAGAGAAAATGACTATTGagagtaattaacttttgcgtttgtactcatttggtccctttttttgtattcaatatatcatcgaacttgttgtttgtgttcatcataacccttttgaccggcttttgacctgtgatagccggtcaaagggttatggtgaacacaaacaacaagttcgatggtatattgagtacaaaaaaaaaaaaaaaggaaagggaccaaatgagaataaactcaacagttggttaccctcctaagtcattttcctttTACTCGTTTACAACAAATCCCACGTCAACACCtattgatattaatgactttatgagattcattcttgtttctcttcaaaacataacccacgaaagaacactattcatacatgtacaactttgtaatgaacttgaatatttattaggggaatcttgactaagcaggcgcatttcatgactacatttacatttccaatcgaatgatttatcgtatcatggattctagacaagtctacaaacgagtggaatcacaagtgttgtgattttttagtttacttagctttaagatcgaattcatgggataagatacaacatcaatatgtacaatatcatgctgcTTTTGCAGACACATCACCATTATATACCTTGAGGTAAACGTTTATTCTGATAAATATTACTCCTCTTTGGTTATAATGTATATGAAGAACGTTTCAGAGAGGAATGTACATATGAAAATGCTTTTGGATGTTGAAATGCATATATGAGGTCAATAGAATGACTCAAAAAAAGAACTTTTGACACCAAAGACATTTTAGTTCTTTGATTTGGAATGTAcatatgaaaattattattttaccaATTGCTTAAGGTTTATaagtttatatttaattttttaataaactcatatATGATACGAGTCTAAAACCTAGttatataaacaaataaaataaaaatatcattttcacaaataaaaatggacaaaactgcacaaatggtccctgtggttagcaGAAAATtaccactttggtccaaaaaagtttggactagcaccagaagtccaaacttttcattttcttgcgag
This window encodes:
- the LOC111881793 gene encoding endochitinase B, coding for MSNFRFLTIIFLLTTPLAIISAQNCGRQAGNAPCSNGNCCSQYGFCGNTPEHCSPANNCQSQCTGGVTPPTTSGVGSIITGAVFDQMLKYRNDPRCRGNGFYTYNAFINAANAYNGFGTTGNDEVRKRELAAFFAQTSHETTGGGGWPSAPDGPFAWGYCFVREENPTSSYCDSNEWPCPQQYFGRGPIQLSHNYNYGLFGRSVGMDLINNPDLLATNPTLSFRSAIWYWMTPQGNKPSSHDVITGRWSPSAADRSAGRVSGYGVITNIINGGLECGQGRNDKVEDRIGFYRRYCSILGVSPGDNLDCYNQRAFG
- the LOC111881794 gene encoding uncharacterized protein LOC111881794, with protein sequence MAVMNGGATEKPNGSVLSSPPPSVVEDEKEKSFTTKSLSDKSEVSHGELGEDVTLSGVFNHLTESIFDPNPDQNSSAGRPPMANRIKKSFIEAAPMFREATLNTRREVLQWTRRGSPLRALLVVSGGAVTLLALTGILVFMLFFVAATVNAIVISLLISMAAVGGFLAIFFFCLTAFYITTLFVAAFVTFTVTISSIIAALVAAGWIGLIWMVWLGVSKSASFAKRSLSVDTLHNTPRNYKEPAPVVVN